A stretch of the Rosa rugosa chromosome 5, drRosRugo1.1, whole genome shotgun sequence genome encodes the following:
- the LOC133710044 gene encoding endo-1,3;1,4-beta-D-glucanase-like: MSTSAACFENPPTLSSTYGKGTVLEFGGLKTYVTGSTESKLAVLLVSDVFGYENPNLRKLADKVAAAGFFVVVPDFFYGDPVNLDNPQFDRESWFKAHSKEKGYEDAKPVLAALKSQGVSAIGAAGFCWGGVVVAKLAKSDDIKAAVILHPGRLADEDIHEVKVHTAILGAEIDKTSPPEQLKQFGEILSVKSEFDSFVKIFPGVAHGWTMRYNAEDESAVKSAEEAHLDMLNWFTKYVKWENI; the protein is encoded by the exons ATGTCAACTTCTGCAGCTTGCTTCGAGAACCCACCAACACTAAGCTCAACATACGGAAAAGGAACTGTCCTAGAATTTGGGGGCCTGAAGACTTACGTTACTGGCTCAACTGAATCTAAGCTTGCAGTCCTTCTAGTCTCCGATGTTTTTG GATatgaaaacccaaatttaag gaaacttgcgGATAAAGTTGCTGCAGCTGGATTTTTCGTGGTGGTTCCCGATTTCTTTTATGGCGACCCTGTGAATCTTGATAATCCTCAATTCGACCGAGAGTCCTGGTTTAAAGCTCACAGCAAG GAAAAAGGATACGAGGATGCCAAACCAGTCCTTGCTGCTTTAAAGAGTCAAGGTGTTTCTGCAATAGGTGCTGCAGGATTTTGCTGGGGAG gggtTGTAGTGGCAAAACTTGCAAAATCTGATGACATTAAGGCTGCTGTGATATTGCATCCTGGCCGGTTAGCAGATGAAGATATACATG AGGTTAAGGTTCATACTGCAATATTGGGAGCTGAGATTGACAAAACTTCACCCCCAGAACAATTGAAACAATTTGGGGAGATTTTATCAGTAAAGTCTGAG TTTGATAGCTTTGTGAAAATATTTCCTGGAGTGGCTCATGGATGGACAATGAGGTACAATGCGGAGGATGAATCTGCAGTCAAGAGTGCTGAAGAGGCTCATTTGGACATGTTAAATTGGTTTACCAAGTATGTCAAGTGGGAAAACATATAG
- the LOC133710554 gene encoding uncharacterized protein LOC133710554 gives MPRIDPGIACHKLQIDPSFKPYRQRQRRFAPERNKIISDEIDRLLEVGFIREVWCPTWISNVVVVRKKNGKWRVRVDYSNLNKACPKDCYPLPKIDQLVNATAGCERLSFLDAYSGYNQIPMAPKDQEKTAFISERGLYCYTVMPFGLTNAGATYQRLVNRMFKDLLGKTMEVYIDDMVVKSKHRKDHIEHLREAFEILRRYGMRLNPTKCAFGVSSGQFLGHLVSKRGIEPNPEKVEAIVQMRDPETKEDIQVLTGRIAALSRFISRLTDRCKPFFRALKNKQANFWGPEQSEALANLKKYLSGRQFLSVPRSGEPLCIYLAISDVATSAALFREEGYRQEPIAYTSRSLLDAETRYSPSEKVILALVTAKRKLRQYFEGHSITVYTNLPICAILSKPDTSGRMAKWAIELSEFDITYKPRSALKGQALADFLVECHFPAPISEVSWQDPSWEMPVDGASNFSGAGAGILLQSSEDVQIECAIHLDFPTSNNVAEYEALVTGLTLAKKLRIQRLQVYSDSQLVVGLSNDDYAAKDERMSRYQDLVRDLMRRFEQLSLVKVPREKNSRADELAKAASGCTEVINIVKIEVLEGPSIEGNKPRRQVMAVESIPNDWRGQIVNYLEFGIQPDDPIEARKLRMKAARYLVVEDELFRRSFSGPHLRCLGPSQAILVLEEIHEGSCGAHLGGRTLAHKVLSQGYYWPYLSREAEQYAKKCQQCQHHAPVSHSPAEELHSLAGPWPFARWGMDIVGPLPTAPGGLKYALLAMDYHTKWVEADSYATITGETVATFTWRNIICRFGIPRYIICDNGTQFNNQKFRAFCNRHGITLRFSSRSYPQGNGQAEITNRTIFDGVKRRLERKRGKWSEELQHVLWAYRTTRRKPTDETPYALTYGMEAVIPTEIILPTVRTLTVERGNNEEQIARHLDLLDERREAAAIHLANYQNQVARYFNKGVRPRVFRVGELVLKRVVEDIKDHGAGKFKPVWEGPYEITEVYSKGAYRLRNVGTRRALPRPWNAIYLKKYYS, from the coding sequence ATGCCAAGAATCGACCCGGGTATTGCATGTCACAAGTTACAAATAGACCCAAGCTTCAAACCTTACAGGCAACGTCAACGACGTTTTGCCCCTGAGAGGAACAAGATTATCAGCGACGAGATCGACCGCCTCCTCGAGGTAGGCTTTATACGGGAAGTTTGGTGCCCAACTTGGATCTCGAACGTGGTTGTCGTAAGAAAGAAGAACGGAAAATGGCGTGTACGCGTGGATTATTCGAACCTAAACAAGGCATGCCCTAAAGATTGTTATCCGCTCCCAAAAATTGACCAACTCGTGAACGCCACTGCCGGGTGCGAGCGTTTATCTTTCTTGGACGCGTACTCAGGTTATAACCAGATACCTATGGCCCCAAAAGATCAAGAGAAAACAGCGTTCATTTCAGAACGAGGCCTGTATTGCTACACGGTCATGCCGTTTGGCCTCACCAATGCCGGCGCGACCTATCAGAGGCTCGTCAACCGAATGTTCAAAGATTTACTTGGCAAGACCAtggaagtttacattgatgacatgGTGGTTAAAAGCAAACATCGGAAAGATCACATAGAGCATTTAAGGGAAGCGTTCGAGATATTAAGGCGGTACGGCATGAGGCTCAATCCGACCAAATGCGCGTTTGGGGTATCATCTGGACAGTTTTTGGGACATCTTGTGAGTAAAAGAGGGATCGAGCCAAATCCGGAGAAGGTAGAAGCCATCGTGCAAATGCGCGACCCAGAGACGAAAGAGGATATACAAGTGTTAACCGGTCGCATCGCCGCGCTGAGTCGCTTTATATCTCGACTAACTGACCGATGTAAACCCTTCTTCCGCGCATTAAAAAATAAGCAAGCCAATTTTTGGGGCCCAGAGCAGTCTGAAGCGTTAGCTAATTTGAAAAAATACTTATCCGGCAGACAATTTCTCTCTGTACCTCGCAGCGGCGAGCCCCTCTGCATATACTTGGCAATATCAGATGTGGCAACCAGCGCCGCCTTGTTCAGGGAAGAGGGATATCGGCAGGAACCCATCGCATATACGAGCCGCAGCCTCCTAGATGCTGAAACAAGGTATTCTCCGTCCGAAAAGGTAATCCTCGCCCTGGTTACGGCAAAAAGGAAGTTGCGACAGTACTTCGAGGGGCATAGCATCACGGTATACACCAATTTGCCAATTTGCGCCATCCTGTCAAAACCAGACACATCCGGAAGAATGGCCAAATGGGCAATCGAGCTAAGTGAATTTGACATTACATATAAGCCGAGGTCGGCACTCAAGGGTCAGGCGTTAGCAGATTTCTTGGTTGAGTGCCATTTCCCAGCACCGATCTCCGAGGTTTCATGGCAAGACCCATCCTGGGAGATGCCCGTCGACGGCGCATCCAATTTCTCAGGAGCAGGGGCAGGCATTTTACTTCAAAGTTCCGAGGATGTCCAAATCGAGTGCGCGATTCATCTCGATTTTCCGACATCAAACAACGTGGCTGAATATGAAGCTTTGGTGACAGGTTTAACTCTGGCGAAGAAACTACGAATCCAACGCTTGCAGGTATATTCCGACTCGCAACTAGTTGTTGGATTGTCTAATGATGACTACGCCGCCAAGGACGAACGAATGTCCAGATATCAGGACTTGGTTCGAGATTTGATGCGCAGGTTCGAACAACTTTCACTGGTCAAAGTACCTCGCGAGAAGAATTCCCGCGCAGACGAGTTAGCTAAAGCCGCTTCAGGTTGCACGGAGGTCATCAACATCGTCAAGATCGAGGTGCTCGAAGGACCAAGCATTGAAGGTAACAAGCCGCGACGACAGGTCATGGCGGTCGAGTCAATTCCTAACGACTGGAGAGGACAAATTGTCAATTACCTTGAATTTGGCATACAGCCAGACGATCCAATTGAGGCCAGAAAGCTCAGGATGAAGGCTGCACGATACCTAGTTGTCGAAGACGAACTTTTTAGGCGCTCATTTTCCGGACCCCACCTTAGATGCTTGGGACCTTCTCAGGCAATACTCGTCCTCGAAGAAATTCACGAAGGGTCGTGCGGGGCGCACCTCGGCGGCAGGACCCTCGCACATAAGGTCCTCTCTCAAGGATACTATTGGCCATATCTCTCGCGGGAAGCCGAACAATATGCCAAGAAATGTCAGCAATGCCAACACCACGCGCCGGTAAGCCATTCACCTGCCGAAGAGCTTCACTCATTAGCTGGCCCATGGCCTTTCGCTAGATGGGGAATGGATATAGTTGGTCCCTTACCAACGGCACCCGGCGGCCTCAAGTACGCGCTGCTTGCTATGGACTATCACACGAAATGGGTCGAAGCAGATTCATATGCCACGATTACGGGAGAGACAGTGGCGACATTCACATGGCGGAACATCATATGTCGATTCGGCATCCCGCGATATATCATATGCGACAACGGAACGCAATTCAATAATCAGAAGTTTAGAGCTTTCTGTAACCGACATGGGATTACGTTGCGTTTTTCTTCCAGGAGTTACCCACAAGGTAATGGCCAAGCCGAAATAACGAACCGTACCATTTTCGACGGAGTCAAGCGGCGACTAGAGCGCAAAAGAGGCAAATGGAGCGAGGAGTTGCAACATGTTCTCTGGGCTTATCGAACCACTCGCCGGAAGCCAACCGACGAAACTCCGTATGCCTTGACTTATGGAATGGAGGCTGTCATCCCTACCGAAATCATTCTCCCTACAGTTAGGACTCTTACTGTTGAAAGGGGAAATAACGAGGAGCAAATAGCACGGCACCTAGATCTTCTTGACGAAAGGCGGGAAGCCGCTGCCATTCACCTTGCCAATTATCAGAATCAAGTGGCACGATATTTCAACAAAGGTGTTCGGCCACGTGTGTTCCGGGTGGGAGAGCTTGTTCTGAAAAGAGTGGTCGAGGATATCAAAGACCACGGCGCGGGAAAATTTAAACCTGTTTGGGAAGGGCCTTACGAGATAACGGAAGTCTACAGCAAGGGAGCATATCGACTCCGGAATGTAGGCACTAGACGTGCGCTACCCCGCCCGTGGAATGCTATCTATTTGAAAAAATATTACAGTTAA
- the LOC133710557 gene encoding endo-1,3;1,4-beta-D-glucanase-like produces the protein MSGPQCCSNPPTLNPTSGSGHIEKLGGLDSYLTGSPDSKLAIVLVSDIFGYDAPNLRKLADKVAAAGFFVVVPDFFYGDPYVPPADGSRDSLPTWLKGHGPEKGFEDVKLVIGALKSKGVTAIGAAGFCWGAKVVVELAKGDFIKSAVLAHPSLVTVDDIKAVKVPISILGAEIDQMSPPEVVKQFEEALAAKSEIKSHVKIFPKVSHGWTVRYDVSDKEAVKVAEEAHKDLLEWFVNHVK, from the exons ATGTCAGGCCCTCAGTGCTGCTCGAACCCACCGACCCTGAATCCAACCAGTGGATCCGGCCACATTGAGAAGCTTGGTGGTCTCGACTCCTATCTCACTGGCTCCCCTGACTCCAAGCTTGCCATTGTTCTTGTCTCCGACATTTTTG GGTATGATGCTCCAAACTTGAG GAAGCTCGCAGACAAAGTTGCAGCTGCTGGCTTCTTTGTTGTGGTCCCTGACTTCTTTTATGGAGACCCTTATGTACCTCCAGCTGATGGATCCCGGGACTCTCTACCTACTTGGCTGAAAGGTCATGGACCG GAGAAGGGATTTGAAGATGTTAAACTAGTTATTGGAGCTCTAAAAAGTAAAGGCGTCACTGCAATCGGTGCTGCAGGCTTCTGTTGGGGAG CCAAGGTTGTAGTTGAACTTGCAAAGGGTGACTTTATCAAATCTGCTGTTCTGGCTCATCCTTCTTTAGTCACTGTGGATGATATCAAGG CTGTTAAGGTTCCAATATCTATACTTGGAGCTGAGATTGATCAGATGTCTCCGCCTGAAGTCGTGAAACAATTTGAAGAGGCTTTGGCTGCAAAGTCTGAG ATCAAAAGTCATGTGAAGATATTCCCAAAAGTGTCGCATGGATGGACTGTGAGGTATGATGTTTCAGACAAAGAAGCTGTGAAGGTCGCTGAGGAGGCTCATAAAGATTTGTTGGAGTGGTTTGTGAACCATGTCAAGTGA
- the LOC133711331 gene encoding uncharacterized protein LOC133711331, with the protein MAGAAPDGIPFLSLRTGSDEIPPHQPLNGSIPSPIGDLNLPPADETQRLRQELEQFQKEKRDREARRRRRLERFLQLDSDSSDDDAIGDLHQANNVTANAGASGVIGGISGGPLVEGVGGTSNGGQNSGAGLGQSKRARNESWREKMEKMIDACRRTGPRELAAEIARDVGKSPFTDDILNTAKPRRFTTPVFHKYDGTTDPVDHIKGYKQQMSIETTDEKLMCKIFPSSLTGPASTWFQDLKPHSIPDFDTLSRAFISQYFCNRKQKKDMAILFSTKQKPGEKVGKFFERFKAEMRHVNCDPQFAAIAFREGLFLGTPLYESLLRDPPKDMDDIITRVEGEIRIERAKEARESRHVRVVTSGDDRRQNRGNYPDGRPDNRRQYKAKPRARQPKEWFTLSPTAIFRKHQHEGLFTKPPPQPESRDAFERAKYCPLHEAFGHGLPKCEALRQAISELIKTGKLREYQSDDQANGGRAADRVESRTSKKGTEPIIREILAIHGAPYTAVEEEVRLRSETRQAEKIRRVCQITGSPSAGQSASPTPVISFSAADTVGIQFPHRDALVVSTQIADALVRRIMVDAGSSADVIFWEAFEQLGLDKTLIHPSRAPLTAFEGSETWPVGEISLPVTTGGKTVEVDFVIVKKPSAYNVILGRDWLHRMGAEASTRCQVLKFISNDGQQVISVRGDQLLSKKLYAMEIKRSPPSNKGEEGPSA; encoded by the coding sequence atggcgggagctgcTCCTGATGGGATTCCATTTTTGTCACTGAGGACTGGTAGTGACGAAATTCCTCCCCACCAGCCGCTAAATGGGTCCATCCCGAGCCCCATTGGCGACCTGAACTTGCCTCCAGCTGACGAGACGCAGAGGCTGAGGCAGGAACTCGAGCAATTTCAGAAGGAAAAGCGGGACCGCGAGGCCCGTCGTCGACGAAGACTGGAAAGGTTCCTACAACTCGACAGTGATTCGTCGGACGACGACGCCATCGGCGATCTCCATCAAGCTAACAACGTGACAGCAAACGCAGGCGCCAGCGGCGTTATCGGGGGAATCTCTGGTGGACCCCTCGTCGAAGGGGTGGGAGGCACGTCAAATGGGGGACAGAACAGCGGAGCCGGACTAGGCCAATCCAAGAGGGCGCGTAACGAATCATGGCGCgagaaaatggaaaaaatgATTGATGCCTGCAGGCGCACCGGCCCAAGAGAGTTAGCGGCGGAAATCGCAAGGGACGTCGGTAAATCTCCGTTTACCGACGACATTCTAAATACGGCAAAGCCCCGTCGATTTACCACGCCGGTATTCCACAAATACGACGGAACGACCGATCCGGTGGACCATATCAAAGGATACAAACAACAGATGTCCATCGAGACAACCGACGAGAAATTAATGTGCAAGATCTTCCCTTCCAGTCTCACGGGGCCGGCGTCGACATGGTTCCAAGATCTCAAGCCGCATTCTATACCGGATTTCGACACATTGAGCCGCGCTTTCATTTCACAATACTTCTGCAATCGCAAGCAAAAGAAGGATATGGCGATTCTGTTCAGTACCAAACAAAAGCCGGGGGAAAAGGTAGGGAAATTTTTTGAAAGGTTTAAAGCTGAAATGCGCCATGTGAATTGTGATCCCCAATTCGCTGCGATCGCCTTCCGGGAGGGGTTGTTCTTGGGGACGCCATTGTATGAAAGTCTACTGCGTGATCCGCCAAAGGACATGGATGACATCATCACAAGGGTTGAGGGAGAGATCAGAATTGAAAGAGCCAAAGAAGCACGCGAGTCTCGACACGTCAGAGTCGTTACCTCCGGTGATGACAGAAGGCAAAATCGAGGCAACTACCCCGACGGGAGGCCAGATAACCGACGCCAATACAAGGCAAAGCCTCGAGCCCGTCAACCTAAGGAATGGTTCACCCTAAGCCCTACGGCCATATTCAGAAAGCACCAACACGAAGGGCTCTTCACGAAACCCCCACCTCAACCGGAGTCAAGAGACGCGTTCGAACGGGCCAAGTACTGCCCCCTCCATGAGGCGTTCGGGCACGGGTTGCCTAAATGCGAGGCGTTGCGACAAGCCATCTCAGAGTTGATAAAGACAGGGAAGTTACGTGAATACCAATCCGACGACCAGGCCAATGGTGGTAGGGCAGCAGATAGGGTTGAAAGCAGAACCTCGAAAAAAGGCACGGAACCAATCATCAGAGAAATATTGGCCATTCATGGAGCCCCTTATACTGCTGTGGAGGAGGAAGTGCGCTTGAGGTCGGAAACCCGCCAGGCGGAGAAAATTCGAAGAGTATGCCAGATCACGGGTAGCCCCTCGGCGGGGCAAAGCGCGTCCCCCACACCAGTAATTAGCTTCTCCGCGGCAGATACAGTTGGTATCCAGTTTCCCCACCGGGACGCCTTGGTCGTGTCTACCCAAATCGCGGACGCCCTCGTGCGGCGGATAATGGTTGACGCCGGGAGCAGCGCCGACGTCATATTCTGGGAAGCGTTTGAGCAGCTCGGATTAGACAAAACACTTATCCATCCCAGCAGAGCCCCGTTGACGGCCTTTGAAGGTTCTGAAACATGGCCGGTGGGCGAGATTTCACTACCAGTGACGACGGGAGGGAAAACTGTGGAGGTCGATTTCGTCATTGTCAAGAAGCCATCGGCCTACAACGTCATTCTAGGCCGGGATTGGCTCCATAGGATGGGAGCCGAGGCTTCGACTAGGTGTCAGGTACTTAAATTTATTTCCAACGACGGCCAGCAGGTGATATCGGTTAGAGGCGATCAGCTGCTCTCCAAAAAACTGTATGCCATGGAAATCAAGCGCTCTCCGCCATCGAATAAAGGTGAGGAGGGCCCATCGGCATAG